A stretch of DNA from Rattus rattus isolate New Zealand chromosome 18, Rrattus_CSIRO_v1, whole genome shotgun sequence:
ACTCATCCATCAAGCTGTTGATGATTGTCAGGGAGCCGACCACAAGAGCGATTTCTGATTACACTCAGGTGctagaggggaaggagaggaagaacaaAACCTACTATAAGTTTGAGAAGCTGGCCATAGACCCTAATACCTGCGAGGTGAACACGAAATACAAGGCAGTTAGGACCAGCATATACACAAAACATCTGGAGCGCTGGTTGAAGTACTTTCCCATCGAACAGTTTCACATCGTGGACGGGGACCGCCTCATCACCGAGCCTCTGCCAGAACTTCAGCTGGTGGAGAAATTCTTAAACCTTCCTCCGAGGATAAGTCAGTACAATTTATATTTCAATGCTACCAGAGGGTTTTACTGTTTGCGATTTAACATTATCTTTAATAAGTGCCTGGCGGGCAGCAAGGGGCGCATCCATCCAGAGGTAGACCCCTCCGTCGTTACCAAATTGCGCAAATTCTTTCATCCTTTTAATCAAAAATTTTACCAGATCACGGGGAGGACATTGAACTGGCCCTAAAATAATATAGCATACAACACCATGTGTTGTATCTTGAGACGCATGGCGTCCCCTCTACATTAAAGTATGCACTTTCCCAGACACAGCTCCCCAATTCATTTTTCCACGAATACTTGTACATATGCAGTGTGTGACCAAATATAAGATCAATTGTTTTTCTActgaaaatttacaaataaataaataagaaattgcTTTCTACATAGTTGCATCTTGTAAGCtatttacagaaagaaaaggaaaaagaagaggtggTGGGACTGGGGAAAGTGACGTCAGATATTGTCAAGTTAGTCTTCCTCTGACTTAGAACTTGTCACCTGCTATTTATTGTCAGATTTAAGCCAAAAGATGAATGTGTGGAAATGTACCTCTGGCTACAGAGCTTCAGGAAGTAGAGGATTCAGTTTAatggttcatttgttttgttttgtttttgtcctaagCTAACATTGGCTCT
This window harbors:
- the Hs3st5 gene encoding heparan sulfate glucosamine 3-O-sulfotransferase 5; this encodes MLFKQQVWLRQKLLVLGSLAVGSLLYLVARVGSLDRLQPICPVESRFGGAHNQAELPLRALQFKRGLLHEFRKGNSSKEQLRLHDLVQQLPKAIIIGVRKGGTRALLEMLNLHPAVVKASQEIHFFDNDENYAKGIEWYRKKMPFSYPQQITIEKSPAYFITEEVPERIYKMNSSIKLLMIVREPTTRAISDYTQVLEGKERKNKTYYKFEKLAIDPNTCEVNTKYKAVRTSIYTKHLERWLKYFPIEQFHIVDGDRLITEPLPELQLVEKFLNLPPRISQYNLYFNATRGFYCLRFNIIFNKCLAGSKGRIHPEVDPSVVTKLRKFFHPFNQKFYQITGRTLNWP